ATGTGTCGATTGCGTTGTAGGCGCTTTGACCGACATATCCTAGTAGTGAAAATACAATGGTTCCTGGGAGTAGACGGCCTCCTATTTATTCTCTATTAGCATTTCTCGCCTCGATGGGATTTATCGTTTTAGAAGCATACCCATCAGTTTGGTCACTCCTCCTCCGGCGATCCCGCCGGAAAGGGCACTAACATATGACCTATGTTTCGCGGTGGCCTTGTCTTCATAGTGCATGTTTAGGATATTACTCCTCAGCCCTGCTAGCTTTAGTAACTGTCTACGCAATAGAGAGGGGAAATAGAACTCACACCAGAAGGTAGTCCCACAGGCAAACCAATGAATACCACATGAAAGGGAATGGATCACCGGATGTGGAGAGCGGATAACACCAGCAGCACCTCCATAGACAAGACCGGCAGAACCTACCCGAGTAAGCATGACCATATATAAATTGACTCCCAGAGCCACAAGCACAGATGGAGAGACGAAAACTAACCGCTCACGGCTCCCACTTTTAATGACGACAACAAAGCATCTTCAAGGTTGGGGTTCTGATTCTGTTTTCCACTCATCTTGTGATTGTTGGATCACATCCCCTGTCGAGAACATCGGTTCTTCGCTGAGCGTTGGAGTCGATTTTGGCGACATAAAATGTGCACGTGATATCACGTGCTATTAGTAAGATACCGGATTTGGCAGGCATTATGGGCATTTCATTGATATTGCCGGAGAAAAGTGTATCAAAATGTCTCTGGATGCATAGTTTTCAATGCTGGCTTGATCAGGTCTAAAGAACAAATAACAATATTAAGGAAGATAATCCAGGGGGTTATGATTAAGAGTCCAATTATATGCTCTGGTTCGCTAAATCCCAGACGGAGAATAAAGCAATCAAACAGCATGTCATATAAGGCAATAAGGCTCTCTCTGGCCTGCCAGTTCTGAATATAAGCATGCATATGTCCCTCTCTGTATCCGTCAAACCGCCGTACATTCTCAGGCGTTCCTATGTCGGTTAAATGGCCCGTCATTGGCGAGCACCACACATCGACCGCGCCAACAACTGGCTTTCTCTTCCTTAAAAATAGAGATATACAGATTTATATACAGAATGTAAATAgttatttttattttctctACAATAAAGAGCTGGTCTTCAACTCCAAGCCCTATCGCACCAACCGTAACATCATACATTCAAAAATTGTACCCGGCTTACATAAGCGGCCAACCAATCTGCACCCCTCTGTCTGCCTTCGTCCAACTTTCTCTACTTTTCCTTTGCTCTGCGCATCGTCGTCCTAACAGATCTTACCAGAATTTCACTTTCTGAAATAATTTTAGTCGTCTTCCTTTTCGGGAGTCGCTCTTTCCACTAGTTTCCAACCCTCTTGCGTCTGAACGAGACGCGCACAAAGAATCTCCGGCGCAGTCCAGATTCCCATCCAACAGCTACAAATATGGGTACGTCTATCTCACCTCTCTATCGAACCCGGTATGCGAAGCAGGAGTTGTACTGACTGGTCTGGTTATAGCGCCCTCCAAGCAGAAGGCCCAGAAGATGTCCATAGGGACTTTCTTGGCCGATGAGAGTAAgtgagggaaaaaaaaagtttccTGCGAGACTGGATGGGACAGAAGGTCGGTGCTGACTATTTTAGCCCTTGGCTCTTGGGCTGATGAAATGGACGATCTCCCTTTGCCTGGTAAGTCGCATCCACAATGATGTACTGAAAGGTGATGATAATTGCTAACAAATGATAATCTGCAGCTGGTATGTTTGATCCGCTCTTCTCCCCACCTCCTATCTTTTGTTGAAAGTTCCGGTCTAAACGGTTTATATAGCCGTTCCGGCCATGGGCCCTCGTCCGACTCCGTCTGCGTCTGCTACGGGTTTCAACGGCTATCCTGCTGGTATGAGACTTCTTCCCACCCCCCATGAGACGGCATTGGCTGACGGGGATAAAATTTTGAATAGAACGCCCTTTCGCGACTAGGGagcctcttcctcttcctacCCAGCCTCCGTACACCGCGCACATCGGCAACCTTTCCTTCGATGCGACTGCCGCAGATGTTGAGGATCTCTTCGCGGGTTGCGATGTGACCAACGTCCGTATTGTGGAGGATAAAATGACAAAGAGTCCTAAGGGATTTGGCTACGTCGAATTCGACAACGTTGATGGTTTGAAGAAGGCCCTGGACCTGTCTGGTGCTACGCTGCAGGGCAGATCGATCCGTGTCAGCATTGCGGAGCCTCGTATGTATCTACATCTGGCATTCTCCGATGAATTTTTGCATACTAACAGCACGGATAGCCAAGGAACGTGATGTCAAGGAATTTGACTGGACCCGCAAGGGCCCTCTGCCCGGCCCCGAGCCCACTCAGCGCCGTGTTCCTGACCGCTCCACTTTCGGACGCGCCTTGGACAACCTTTCCGACGCTGGCAGCGACCGTCCACCTCGCCGCAACTTTGAATCTGACGGCAAGCCTCGCGATTTCGGCAACTGGGAGCGTAAGGGTCCTCTTTCTCCCGTCGGTGGTGCTCCTAGGGAGGGTGGCCGTCGCAGCTCGCCTGCCTGGGGCGAAGGACGCTCTCAGGAGGGCTCCAGACCCCCGCGCCGTGAACTCCAGGAACGTACCCCCACTGCCGCCGAACTTGACAACTCGTGGAGATCGAGGATGCGGCCCGACCAACCCAGCAACCCCCCTTCGCCCGCTGCTGCTCCTGCGGCCCCTGCGGCCCCTGCCACTCGTCCCAAGTTGAATCTCCAGAAGCGTACCGTTACGCAGGAAGTCCTCAGCCCCGCTGCCAGTACCGAATCTAAGGCAAGCCCGTTTGGCGGTGCGAAGCCAATCGACACTGCTACTCGCGAGAAACAGGTGGAGGAGCGCCGCCAGATTTCGCTCCGCCAGAAAAAGGAAGCCGATGATAAGGCCAAGGCGGAGAAGGCGGAGAAGCAGAAAGCTGCTAAGGAGCAGGCTAAGGCTGAGAAGCCCGACTCGAACGGAAAGGACGGTGCCGAGGTGCCTCAGGGTGGCAAGAACTTTGACATCCTCCGACGCGCCGGTGAGGATGAGAGTGGAATGGCCGCTGATCAGGATCCCGCCGAGGAAGCTGCCAAAGCCGCTGCTGCATCGCAGGAGGCTCCTGCCGCTCAATCCAACGGCAACTGGAGAAGCGGACCGGCCGAGGCCGAAGCTGCTGGTGACGACGAGGGCTGGAGCACCGTTAGCACGCAAAAGCGTAATAACCGCCGTGGAGGTCGCGCACTTGCATAGATCTATTCATTTCCTTAACTTTTTCGATACCCTGAACAGTGTCGCCATTTGATTCCAGAACGCGGAGAACACACTTTGGTTGTTTCTCTTCAATCGTCCGGGGGTGTTTTTCCGAAAGGCTCTTGCTGTCTGCGATGGCGGAGGTTTTGGTTAATGTTGGTGGCTATTTGTTCACATTTCCGATCATCTGCGCTCTTATCTGATTCTCCGACCTTGTCTTGGTTCACGATTTTCATGCTGGGCTGGGGATGGTTTTTAATCCTTTGCTACAGTTCCGGGCACGTCGAAAAGTTTCTCATTTATTCTCTTTTGTGTTTGAGTGTTCTGACTCTAGCTCTCTTGATGTTATGTATGCACTTGACGACCATTATGGCCGATATGATGGAGGAACTCGTATTCTATGTTGTCTTATGAGATTTCGTCCGTTTTACAGCTGTCAATTTATCTCCTtgtctcttttccttttttcggTTGTCTGTCTTGTCATGTTCGGGTGGGAGATGGCGTGTGGAGTCCTAATTGTTCTTGTTCCATGTCCTTCCTGTTGACGAGACAGCATGCAATAAATGTTCCATTTCTACTCTATACAGATTGCCGTGGATTTCCGCTTTGCATAAAATAAATCAAGCACGTGCACAAGTGTCTGCATCATGATCGCTGCAGGGTCACTTGCATCATATGCAAGTAGCATATACACACGGATCGACGGATATACCGAACTAGGCTGACGAGCTGAAAACTAGTCATCTATCAGTAGAGCTTTGATATAGTAAGAGTACAAAGGCTTTAATTTTTCCGGAACTGAGGCCAACCAAATGATTCACCGAGGTTGACTGGTTGAGTCGAGCTGACGGAGGGGCTAGCTGAGCTGAactatgtactccgtacatagaTAGACAAATGGAGCCCGCGGGCACCGCATCTATAACTTTATTTTATTTGTTATTTTTCATCGTGAATCTGTGCCTCTTGTGTGCGGGGCAAACACAGTAACCTGGGATACAGACACCCTCTCTCTGTACAGGTGCAAAATGGACAGTTGCGGAAATGACTTAGCAAGGCCGTGGAAGCTTGAGGTTCGCTCGTCGAAGAAGTTTGTGATTTGGGTGGTTTCGGTTGGGGTTTTTACGGTATGTTTGTAGTCCGGGTTCAGAGAATGGGCGGCGCTGATATGTTTAGGATGTTTTTATATATGGCATGGTGAGATTGCACTCTTCGGTCCTTATATAGATGGAGAGCTGACTGAATATTTCAGGTCGTTCCTATTTTGCCGGTCGTACTGGAGGCGCGCATTGGGATTCCGGATGAGCAATGTATGCCTCCTTCTCTGCGTCAGACAAGATAGATAACTTACCCTGAGCGACAGTACAAGCATGGATGTCTATCCTCCTCGCAGCATTCGGCTGTGCCATCTTCATCGGCTCCCGTAAGCCCACCTCTCTCCCGCACCGTACTCATCGCAACAAAACCTAACAAGCACAGCGATCTCCGGCTACTTCGCCGACAAAGGCACATCCCGCAAATCCCCTTTCATAATCGGCCTGCTGTCCCTCGCCGGCTCAAC
The sequence above is a segment of the Aspergillus chevalieri M1 DNA, chromosome 6, nearly complete sequence genome. Coding sequences within it:
- a CDS encoding uncharacterized protein (COG:S;~EggNog:ENOG410PQ5U;~TransMembrane:2 (i21-39o45-65i);~antiSMASH:Cluster_6.2); translated protein: MSGKQNQNPNLEDALLSSLKVGAVSGSAGLVYGGAAGVIRSPHPVIHSLSCGIHWFACGTTFWWLRSNILNMHYEDKATAKHRSYVSALSGGIAGGGVTKLMGGRLLPGTIVFSLLGYVGQSAYNAIDTWQMEQANVSSKPFLQRLADSKWVPLKSLSDDDYRGILNEKLLSIEAEVALLDEKIQELEKAKSVGPESVSKLRGA
- a CDS encoding translation initiation factor 4B (COG:A;~EggNog:ENOG410PJ4G;~InterPro:IPR000504,IPR012677,IPR035979;~PFAM:PF00076;~antiSMASH:Cluster_6.2;~go_function: GO:0003676 - nucleic acid binding [Evidence IEA]) — encoded protein: MGPRPTPSASATGFNGYPAERPFATREPLPLPTQPPYTAHIGNLSFDATAADVEDLFAGCDVTNVRIVEDKMTKSPKGFGYVEFDNVDGLKKALDLSGATLQGRSIRVSIAEPPKERDVKEFDWTRKGPLPGPEPTQRRVPDRSTFGRALDNLSDAGSDRPPRRNFESDGKPRDFGNWERKGPLSPVGGAPREGGRRSSPAWGEGRSQEGSRPPRRELQERTPTAAELDNSWRSRMRPDQPSNPPSPAAAPAAPAAPATRPKLNLQKRTVTQEVLSPAASTESKASPFGGAKPIDTATREKQVEERRQISLRQKKEADDKAKAEKAEKQKAAKEQAKAEKPDSNGKDGAEVPQGGKNFDILRRAGEDESGMAADQDPAEEAAKAAAASQEAPAAQSNGNWRSGPAEAEAAGDDEGWSTVSTQKRNNRRGGRALA